From the genome of Salmonella enterica subsp. houtenae serovar Houten:
GCTTTTTCCTTAGCAGAGACGGCGTTCAGTCTACCTCTTCCGGGAGCCTCTATTATTCATATGAACGGCTCTTAACATGTGCGAAAAAACGAAAGGATGGCATATCATGAATATATTCGATCACTATCGCCAGCGTTACGAAGCTGCCAAGGACGAAGAGTTCACACTGCAGGATTTTCTTACCATTTGTCGGCAAGATCGCAGTGCTTATGCCAACGCGGCAGAGCGGCTATTAATGGCTATTGGCGAGCCTAATATGGTCGACACTGCCCAGGACCCCCGACTTTCCCGACTCTTCTCCAACCGGGTTATTGCTCGCTATCCTGCGTTTGAAGAGTTTTACGGCATGGAAGACGCGATTGAACAGATTGTCTCTTATCTGAAACATGCGGCGCAAGGGCTGGAAGAGAAGAAGCAAATTCTCTATTTGCTGGGACCTGTGGGGGGTGGCAAATCATCGCTCGCTGAACGGCTGAAATCGCTAATGCAGCACGTGCCAATTTATGTTTTAAGCGCCAACGGCGAGCGTAGCCCGGTCAACGATCATCCGTTATGCCTGTTTAATCCGCAGGAAGATGCGCAGATTCTGGAAAAAGAGTACGGTATTCCGCGCCGCTATCTCGGTACGATTATGTCCCCGTGGGCGGCCAAACGCCTGCATGAGTTTGGCGGCGATATTACTAAATTCCGCGTGGTGAAAGTCTGGCCCTCCATTCTGGAACAGATCGCCATCGCCAAAACGGAACCCGGCGATGAAAACAACCAGGATATTTCGGCGCTGGTCGGCAAGGTGGATATTCGTAAACTCGAACACCACGCCCAGAACGATCCGGATGCGTATGGTTACTCTGGCGCGCTGTGCCGCGCTAACCAAGGGATCATGGAGTTCGTCGAGATGTTTAAAGCGCCTATTAAGGTGCTGCACCCATTACTGACCGCAACCCAGGAAGGTAACTACAATGGCACGGAAGGTATTTCCGCCCTGCCTTTTAATGGCATCATCCTTGCCCACTCAAACGAATCTGAATGGGTGACGTTCCGTAACAATAAAAATAACGAAGCGTTCCTCGACCGTGTCTATATCGTGAAGGTGCCTTATTGCCTGCGAATCTCCGAAGAGATCAAAATCTACGAGAAACTACTTAATCATAGCGAGCTGACTCATGCGCCCTGCGCGCCGGGCACGTTGGAAACGCTTTCGCGTTTCTCGATTCTTTCTCGCCTGAAAGAGCCGGAAAATTCCAGCATTTACTCGAAAATGCGCGTTTATGACGGTGAAAGCTTGAAAGATACCGACCCAAAAGCCAAATCGTACCAGGAGTATCGCGACTACGCGGGCGTGGACGAAGGGATGAACGGTCTCTCCACCCGATTCGCATTTAAGATCCTCTCCCGCGTATTCAACTTCGACCATGCGGAAGTGGCGGCGAATCCGGTACATCTGTTCTACGTTCTGGAACAACAAATCGAGCGTGAGCAGTTCCCGCAGGAGCAAGCTGAGCGTTACCTGGAGTTCCTGAAAGGCTACCTGATCCCGAAATACGCCGAATTTATCGGCAAGGAGATCCAGACGGCCTATCTCGAATCTTACTCGGAGTACGGACAGAACATTTTTGATCGTTACGTGACTTATGCGGATTTCTGGATTCAGGATCAGGAGTATCGCGACCCGGATACCGGCCAACTGTTCGATCGCGAGTCGCTGAATGCCGAACTGGAAAAAATTGAAAAACCAGCGGGTATCAGTAACCCGAAAGATTTCCGTAATGAGATAGTCAACTTTGTCCTGCGCGCCAGAGCCAACAATAGCGGCCGTAATCCAAACTGGACCAGTTACGAGAAGCTGCGCACGGTGATTGAGAAAAAAATGTTCTCTAATACCGAAGAGCTGTTGCCGGTCATTTCCTTTAACGCCAAAACGTCGACTGACGAGCAGAAAAAGCACGACGACTTTGTCGATCGGATGATGGAGAAAGGGTATACCCGTAAGCAGGTTCGTTTGCTGTGCGAATGGTACCTGCGCGTGCGTAAATCGTCATGATGTTAATGCCCGGTGGCGCTTGCGCTTACCGGGCCTACAAAGTAATGTTCTGTAGACTGGCTAAGCGTCAGCGCTATCCGGCACTGACAGAATAGGCGCACAGTTGGCAGTACGGGGGGCGTATGACCTGGTTCATAGACCGACGTCTTAACGGCAAAAATAAAAGCACGGTGAATCGCCAGCGCTTTTTGCGCCGTTATAAAGCACAAATTAAGCAGTCGATTTCCGAAGCGATTAATAAACGCTCAGTGACCGATGTCGACAGCGGAGAGTCCGTCTCTATTCCAACCGATGATATTAGCGAACCGATGTTTCATCAGGGGCGCGGCGGTCTGCGCCATCGCGTCCATCCGGGTAACGATCACTTTATCCAGAATGATCGCATTGAGCGTCCGCAAGGCAGTGGCGGCGGCGGTTCCGGCAGCGGTCAAGGTCAGGCCAGCCAGGACGGCGAAGGCCAGGATGAGTTTGTTTTTCAGATTTCAAAAGATGAGTATCTGGATCTGCTCTTTGAAGATTTAGCGCTGCCTAATCTGAAAAAAAACCAGCATCGCCAGCTTAACGAGTATAAAACTCACCGCGCCGGCTTCACCTCAAACGGCGTGCCGGCCAATATCAGCGTGGTACGTTCGCTACAAAACTCTCTGGCGCGCCGTACAGCAATGACGGCAGGAAAACGCCGCGAACTGCACGCGCTGGAAACGGAACTGGAGACCATCAGCAACAGCGAACCAGCGCAACTGCTTGAAGAGGAGCGGTTACGCCGGGAGATTGCCGAACTGCGGGCTAAAATCGAGCGAGTGCCGTTTATCGACACCTTTGATTTACGCTATAAAAATTATGAAAAACGGCCTGAACCCTCCAGCCAGGCGGTGATGTTCTGTCTGATGGACGTCTCGGGCTCGATGGATCAGGCAACCAAAGATATGGCCAAACGTTTTTACATTCTGCTGTATCTGTTTTTGAGCCGAACGTATAAGAACGTCGAAGTGGTTTATATCCGCCACCATACCCAGGCGAAGGAGGTGGACGAACATGAGTTCTTTTATTCGCAAGAGACCGGGGGGACGATTGTCTCCAGCGCGCTTAAGCTCATGGATGAAGTGGTAAAAGAGCGCTACGACCCCGGACAGTGGAACATCTATGCGGCGCAAGCGTCAGACGGTGATAACTGGGCCGACGATTCACCGCTGTGTCATGAGATTCTGGCGAAAAAACTGCTGCCGGTAGTGCGCTATTACAGCTATATCGAGATTACCCGCCGCGCCCACCAGACCCTATGGCGCGAGTATGAACATCTGCAGGCGACGTTCGATAACTTCGCCATGCAGCATATTCGCGATCAGGACGATATTTATCCGGTATTCCGCGAGTTGTTTCAGAAACAGAGCGCCAGTCAAAGTGCATAACCATAAATCAGCCCGTAATGCGTCACGGGCTGATTTATCACTAACAAGGCGATTATACAGACTGCCACTACAATAGCCGTAAACCTGTATATCTCCTGACTGGATCTACCTTACATTCGCCTACTTACCACTGAAACCCTATGGATCTATTAATGCCAGCAGAACTCTCCAAGGGGTGGCGGGAATTGTAGCTCACCGGGTTTTTGCAGCTTACAAAAAAGCCATGGACCCGAAAAATCAAAATCCCACGGGCCACCACTACCCGACGATGCCATAGCTGACGACGTAAAACCCGCGGTCAGTAATGCAAAAAGCAACATTGCTGCCATTTGTTTAAATCGTTTCATAGCGCCTCCGAACGGAAGTACATTATTATCCTTACCACTTCACACTCCTTTCACGTAATAATAAAGGCTATTTTATTTTCGTGAGTGTTAAATCGATGCCATTAATTAACAATTTACTTTTTGCGACAATAGTCACGACTGAAAATATCAACATCACATATTATTGAATTTATTAAATCGAGAATGATTTTTATTCCATAACATCAACACGTTTTATTTTTAAACAGTCTATTAGAGGAATTCTCATCACTATGGTAAACTGACGCATCCGACTTTCAGGGCTGTAGTTCATCATGAATTTGCATCATAAAGCGCTCAGGCACTTTATCTCGGCAAGCGTCATCGTTCTGACATCGTCCTTCCTCATTTACGAACTTATTGCCAGCGACAGGGCAATGAATGCCTATATGCGCTATATCATGGAGAGAGCCGATTCGTCGTTTCTGTACGATAAGTACCAGAATCAAAGTATCGCCGCACATTTGATGCGGACTTTTGAAGCGCCGGGAGACCCCATCACCGCAGAAAAACGCCGCGCGTTTTGCAACGCCTTTGAAACCATTAACGGTACGCACGGCGTCAACCTGACTCGGCATAATTATCCGGCGCTACATGGCACCCTGCAAACCGCCGCGACACAGTGTACTGATAATCTTGATGACGTCTTTTTGCTGCCTGCGTTTGATCAGGCGGTAAGCATCAACCGTGCGCAGGACGACCACAGTCACGGGCTGGGCACACTGGAGCTTAAATTCCGTTATTACGTTGATTTAAATAAACATTATGTCTATTTCTATGATTTAATCAACTCGCGGCGCTTTGCCATGCATCGTTGGACTTTTTTACAAAAAGGCACAATGGGTATTAACAGGAAGGATATAGATAAACTTTTTACTGGCCGTACGGTAATTTCAAGTATTTACATGGATGATATTACCCAGGAAAACGTCATGAGTTTTTTAACGCCTGTCTATCTGGCGGGAACGTTAAAAGGCATCGTGATGGTGGATGTTAACCAGGATAATTTAAAAAATATTTTTTATACCCAGGACCGTCCGCTGGTTTGGCGTTATCTTAACGTAACACTAAAGGATTTGGACTCCGGAAAAGAAATTATTATTAATCAAAGCAAAAATAATCTGTTTCAATATGTGAATTATAACCATGATATCCCGGGTGGGCTGCGTGTCTCTTTATCCCTTGATTTAACCTATTTCCTTGTCTCGTCCTGGAAAGCGCTGGCCTTTTACTTACTGGCAACGGCGCTCCTGCTTAATATGGTACGGATGCACTTTCGGCTTTATCGCAACGTCACGCGCGAAAATATTAGCGATGCCATGACCGGGCTTTACAACCGTAAAATATTAACACCGATGCTGGAACAGCGACTGCAACGCCTGGTCAATGCCGGGACGCCAGTGACATTTGTCGCTATTGATTGCGATAGGTTAAAACTGATCAACGATACCCTTGGGCACCAGGAAGGCGACCGAATCATTACCCTGTTGGCGAAAGCGATTAAAACATCGATTCGTAAAAGCGATTACGCCATTCGCCTCGGCGGCGATGAGTTCTGTATTATTCTTGTCGATTACGCAGCGGATTTGGCTATTCATCTTCCGGAGCGTATTATTCGTAACCTGCAGATTATTGCACCGGATAAGACAGTCCATTTTTCCGCCGGGATTTATAATATGCAGCCCAATGATACGATTAATGATGCCTACCAGGCTTCCGATGCGCAGCTCTATCTGAACAAACAACAAAAACAGCATCGTTCATCATAGTGCTTCGCAGTAAATTTTCATATTGCACCAGGAGTGAGAAATGACCGAAATGACTGAAGTCGCTAAGGGTGTTGCTACGCACCAACGTTTAGTGGCCTTATTAACGCAGGAGAACGCGCGCTATCGTGTGGTTAGCCATGAAGCGGTAGGAAAATGCGAAGCGGTTTCTGAAATACGCGGTACCGCGCTGGGCCAGGGCGCAAAAGCGCTGGTCTGTAAAGTCAAAGGCAACGGCGTCAACCAGCACGTTCTTGCTATTCTGGCGGCCGATCAGCAAGCAGACCTCTCTCAGCTTGCTTCGCATCTGGGCGGTTTACGCGCCTCCCTTGCCAGCCCGGCGGAGGTCGATATGCTGACCGGCTGCGTTTTTGGCGCGATCCCACCTTTCAGTTTTCACCCCAATCTGAAACTGGTCGCCGATCCGCTCCTGTTTGAGCGTTTCGATGAAATTGCCTTTAATGCCGGTCTGCTGGAAAAGTCAGTCATTATGAATACACAGGACTATCTGCGCATCGCCCGACCAGAACTGGCAATCTTCCGCCGCTTGCAGTCATCGCCAACGGCTTAGTCCCCTCCCCCTTCAAGAAGCAATACAGACACAGCGATAATGATAAAAATGGCGAAAAACGACGCCGTAATCATCAGCGCTTCAAGAAACGGTGGATCGTACATAGTGGTATCCTCAGGAAGATAACAATGACGGTTCACCTGTTAGCAGTACGCTGCGTTGATGGCAATTTAATGACAAACACCGTTTTTCACGTAGAGATTGTCTTTCAGGCAGTTGCCTGAAATCCGCATCAATCGTTAAAAAGGCCTGTGCGCTTTCCTGTTTGGGCGTAAAGTAGTCAGGCTTACTTTTTGGCAAGGAAACCATCATGTTTGATGTCACTCTGCTGATCCTGCTCGGACTGGCAGCTCTGGGATTTATCAGCCACAACACCACTGTCGCCGTCTCAATTCTGGTGCTGATTATTATCCGCGTAACCCCGTTGAATACCTTTTTTCCCTGGATTGAAAAACAGGGACTCACCGTCGGGATTATCATTCTGACCATCGGCGTGATGGCCCCCATCGCCAGCGGAACCCTACCCCCCTCCACATTGATCCACTCTTTTGTGAACTGGAGATCGCTGGTCGCGATTGCCGTCGGCGTTTTCGTCTCCTGGCTGGGCGGTCGCGGCATTACGCTGATGGGGAACCAACCGCAACTCGTCGCCGGGCTGTTGGTCGGTACAGTACTTGGCGTCGCGCTGTTTCGCGGCGTGCCGGTCGGTCCACTGATTGCGGCGGGGCTGGTCTCTTTAATTGTGGGGAAGCAGTAACTCGCCCGTCAGATACTGGCCTGGAGTTTGCCCCAGGCCTTTTTTAAACATCGTAATGAATGCCGTGGTGGAATCATAACCCAGCATTTGCGCCGTCTGCTGTACATTACGTCCCGCTATCAGCGCTTGTAGCGCCAGAATTAATTGCAACTGATGACGCCAGCGACGAAAGCTTAGCCCCGTCTCTTTGACGACCAGCCGGGCAAGGTTACGCTCGCTCATCGCGAATATGCAGGCCCACTGCCCTAACGTATTCCATCGCGCGGGCTCCTGCGCCATTGTCTCAACCATTTGGCGAATTTTCGGATGCCCCGATACCGGTAATTGCAATTGTTCCTGCGGTTGCTGCGGCAGTTCATCAAACAACACCTGAATAAGGCGCTGCGTTGGCATTTGCGATCTTTCAAGATCGGTTCTGCGCGCCAGTGACAAAATCAGTTCCCGGCATAACGGCGAAATTTTTAGCGTGCAGCAACGCTCCGGCATGATGACCGCCGCAGGCTCAATAAATAAAAAGCACAGCTCCGCCCCTGCGGTCACATGATTACTGTGCGGCAGCGAGCCTGGGAGCCAGACGGCATACTGTGGTGGAACCATCCACATCGCATTTTCCACCTCGCAGGTAATCGCGCCGTGCAGAGCGAGGATCAACTGCCCCTTCCGATGCTGATGACGAGGACTAAACAGTTCATCATCCCTGGCGCGAATACAAAAGGCCACAGCGGCATCGTGGTGAAGGTCGGGATCGTAACCGTCCAGTCTCAGGCCAATCATTATATTGTCCGCTTTTAGCGATAAATTGTCATTTTAGCTTGATTCATCAAAACAGTAAAAACTGTTAAGGTATCGCCTCGCCTGACGAGATGACAAAACGATGACGACAGCCCTTTCACCACGCGGCAAACAGGGCGCTTTACTGATTGCCGGTATTTTGATGATAGCCACTACGCTGCGCGTAACATTTACCGGCGCTGCGCCGTTGCTGGAGACAATCCGTACGGATTACGGTCTTTCCACCGCCCAGACGGGCCTGCTAACAACCTTGCCGCTTCTGGCATTTGCACTGGTTTCGCCGCTGGCGGCCGGTATTGCCCGCCGGTTTGGGATGGAACGCAGTCTGTTCGCCGCAATGTTGCTGATTTGCGCGGGCATTGCCCTCCGCTCCCTGCCCTCCGCTGCATTGTTATTTGCCGGAACCGCGATTATTGGGTGCGGGATAGCGCTGGGTAATGTGCTGCTACCAGGATTGATTAAGCGCGATTTTTCACAACATGTCGCCAGGCTGACGGGCGCGTATTCATTGACGATGGGCGCCGCCGCCGCGTTGGGGTCTGCGCTGGTGGTTCCGCTGGCGTTGCACGGTTTTGGCTGGCGCGGCGCGCTGTTAATGCTGATGCTGTTTCCGCTGTTGGCGTTTCTTATCTGGTTGCCGCAGTGGCACACTACCCGCTCAGCTAACCTGAGTAGCTCCCGGGCATTACATGAACGCGGTATCTGGCGTTCGCCTTTAGCCTGGCAAGTTACGCTGTTTCTTGGACTTAACTCGCTGATTTATTATGTGATTATCGGCTGGTTACCGACAATACTTATCAGCCACGGTTACAGCGAAGCGCAGGCAGGATCGCTACATGGCCTGTTGCAACTGGCTACCGCCGCGCCTGGGTTAGCCATTCCGCTTATTTTGCATCGTTTTAACGATCAACGCTGGATTGCCGCGCTGGTTTCACTATTGTGCGCGACGGGCGCGGCGGGACTTTGGTTTGTGCCGGGCCAGGCGGTCATCTGGACGCTATTGTTCGGCTTCGGTTCAGGCGCGACGATGATCCTCGGCCTGACGTTTATCGGCCTGCGCGCCAGTTCGGCGCATCAGGCGGCGGCGCTTTCCGGCATGGCGCAGTCGGTCGGGTATTTATTGGCGGCATGTGGGCCGCCCGTCATGGGAAAACTTCATGATGCCAGCGGTAGCTGGTATCTGCCGCTATCAGGCGTGACGGTTCTGGCTATCGTCATGGCGATTTTCGGCCTCTACGCCGGACGCAATCGGGAGATAGCGTCATAAATGAACCTGATGCCCACTTCTGAATGCCTGATGGCGCTTCGTTTATCAGGCCTGAACCATTAAAATCATTACCGCTATCCGACAAAATGAGTCCCTTAAATGCCGGCCAGCGTGGTATATATTTAGCGGCAAACATACCGTAAGCGGCACCATCACAGGAGGGAAAAATGCTAATCCAGTGTAAGCGCGTCTATTTCCCGGCGGAAAAAGACGATGGTTATCGGGTGTTGGTTGACAGACTATGGCCGCGAGGCATTAAAAAAGCGGCGCTGGTCTATGATGAATGGAATAAGGCCATTACGCCCTCTACCGAATTGCGCAAAGCCTTTCATAGCGAACTGATTGATTTTAACCACTTCGCGCAGCAATACCGGGCAGAACTTGCGCAACAGCATCAAGAAGGCAAACGGCTGGCGGATATTGCCCGACACCAACCGCTGACGTTGCTATACGCCGCCAAAGATACTCGCCAGAACCATGCCATTGTACTGGCGGAGTGGCTACGAGAACTGTGATTGTCGGGCCGCCGCCTGGCCCCGTTGTCTGTCCGGGGACAACGGCATCAAATGTTCTGCGCGCACCCAGGCAAAGCCGTGCTGACCATCGGCGGAGGCTACGTCGCCCGTGACCAGCCACAGCGCCCGAGGCGCTTCTTTCGGCAGTAAGGTGACGTGTCCATTTACCGGGTTAATAAATTCATCGCCGGGTTGACACAGGCAAAATAGCTCAACCGACTTACCAATATTCCGCCGTCCGGCGGGCGTTTTAGCGCCAATAACTATTGCCAGCGCGCCCGGCTTTAACTGAAACATATTTTCTTGCGCCGCGTGAAACTCGAAACTCATTACCAGATTGTTCTTAATCATATCTCGCCAGGCAGCAGGTTGTCACTTTTTCGTATCAGGGTGATCTCTGCGCCACAACGTCCATTCATCAATGACCTCGCCATTGGGCAATTTACAATCGGAACGTACGCCTTGCGGAGTCTGCATCGGCATCAACGTACCGCCCTGTTGCTCGCAGTAGACGGCAGCCGGATTAGGCATTCCGATGCGCGGCGGCCTGGGGGCGTCGGGCTGCGACGATGAACACGCACTCAGCAGCAATACACCTGGCAACACAATCCACGTAAATTTCATAACAGCTCCTGTAGATAGATATTTTTGCCCAGGATAGCCTGACTGGTACGCTATTTCCATACTTTCTGTCAGCGCTTTAGCGAATCTTCATCCCAGCTTAAGTGAGGGACAAAACGCTCTGTCTCAGATCAACCGACCTTTTGTCGTTGCGGGAACCCTGCTATTCTGGCGCCCCCTGAGCAGTGAAGGTAATAACATGAGAGTGGGTATCCTCTTCCCTGTCGTCATTTTCATTACGGCAATATTATTTTTGGCATGGTTTTTTATTGGCGGTTACGCCGCGCCGGGCGCATAACAATGAGGAAAACAACGATGATGCTGATGGGTATCGCGCTAATTGCGGTGCTGGGTACCGAACTGGGCTGGTGGTAAATTCATTTTGAATAATAAAGGCTACCTGTTGTAGCCTTTATTATATCTGAAGGTTCAGCGTTTAACTTTTGATTTTTCTGTAGATTAACAGCACGACAATCGCACCGATCACCGCGACTGCAAAGCTGCCGAAGTTGAAACCATCCACTTTGCCAAAGCCAAAGAGCGTACTGATCCATCCTCCGACTACCGCACCGACGATCCCCAGAATGATCGTCATAAAGAATCCGCCGCCATCTTTACCTGGCATGATCCACTTAGCCAAAATACCCGCAATAAGTCCAAAAATAATCCATGAAAGAATGCCCATTTTTTCCTCACTTATCTCTTAACGTTAGCGGTTTATTTGCCGTTAAAAAGAATAGCACATTGTCAGGAAAGTGAAGTTTGTGATGGCCATCACCTTTTAGCGTGATGAATAAAGGCGCACAAACATCAGGGTTGCATTCATTAATGATAACGATTATCTTTATCAATACCGAGTGATTGAGTCTATTACTCACTTGTTCGGTACGACATTGCTCACATTGCTTCCAGTATTGTTTG
Proteins encoded in this window:
- the yeaN gene encoding membrane protein, with product MTTALSPRGKQGALLIAGILMIATTLRVTFTGAAPLLETIRTDYGLSTAQTGLLTTLPLLAFALVSPLAAGIARRFGMERSLFAAMLLICAGIALRSLPSAALLFAGTAIIGCGIALGNVLLPGLIKRDFSQHVARLTGAYSLTMGAAAALGSALVVPLALHGFGWRGALLMLMLFPLLAFLIWLPQWHTTRSANLSSSRALHERGIWRSPLAWQVTLFLGLNSLIYYVIIGWLPTILISHGYSEAQAGSLHGLLQLATAAPGLAIPLILHRFNDQRWIAALVSLLCATGAAGLWFVPGQAVIWTLLFGFGSGATMILGLTFIGLRASSAHQAAALSGMAQSVGYLLAACGPPVMGKLHDASGSWYLPLSGVTVLAIVMAIFGLYAGRNREIAS
- a CDS encoding protein yeaG — its product is MNIFDHYRQRYEAAKDEEFTLQDFLTICRQDRSAYANAAERLLMAIGEPNMVDTAQDPRLSRLFSNRVIARYPAFEEFYGMEDAIEQIVSYLKHAAQGLEEKKQILYLLGPVGGGKSSLAERLKSLMQHVPIYVLSANGERSPVNDHPLCLFNPQEDAQILEKEYGIPRRYLGTIMSPWAAKRLHEFGGDITKFRVVKVWPSILEQIAIAKTEPGDENNQDISALVGKVDIRKLEHHAQNDPDAYGYSGALCRANQGIMEFVEMFKAPIKVLHPLLTATQEGNYNGTEGISALPFNGIILAHSNESEWVTFRNNKNNEAFLDRVYIVKVPYCLRISEEIKIYEKLLNHSELTHAPCAPGTLETLSRFSILSRLKEPENSSIYSKMRVYDGESLKDTDPKAKSYQEYRDYAGVDEGMNGLSTRFAFKILSRVFNFDHAEVAANPVHLFYVLEQQIEREQFPQEQAERYLEFLKGYLIPKYAEFIGKEIQTAYLESYSEYGQNIFDRYVTYADFWIQDQEYRDPDTGQLFDRESLNAELEKIEKPAGISNPKDFRNEIVNFVLRARANNSGRNPNWTSYEKLRTVIEKKMFSNTEELLPVISFNAKTSTDEQKKHDDFVDRMMEKGYTRKQVRLLCEWYLRVRKSS
- a CDS encoding hemolysin, whose translation is MKFTWIVLPGVLLLSACSSSQPDAPRPPRIGMPNPAAVYCEQQGGTLMPMQTPQGVRSDCKLPNGEVIDEWTLWRRDHPDTKK
- the dosC gene encoding diguanylate cylase, encoding MNLHHKALRHFISASVIVLTSSFLIYELIASDRAMNAYMRYIMERADSSFLYDKYQNQSIAAHLMRTFEAPGDPITAEKRRAFCNAFETINGTHGVNLTRHNYPALHGTLQTAATQCTDNLDDVFLLPAFDQAVSINRAQDDHSHGLGTLELKFRYYVDLNKHYVYFYDLINSRRFAMHRWTFLQKGTMGINRKDIDKLFTGRTVISSIYMDDITQENVMSFLTPVYLAGTLKGIVMVDVNQDNLKNIFYTQDRPLVWRYLNVTLKDLDSGKEIIINQSKNNLFQYVNYNHDIPGGLRVSLSLDLTYFLVSSWKALAFYLLATALLLNMVRMHFRLYRNVTRENISDAMTGLYNRKILTPMLEQRLQRLVNAGTPVTFVAIDCDRLKLINDTLGHQEGDRIITLLAKAIKTSIRKSDYAIRLGGDEFCIILVDYAADLAIHLPERIIRNLQIIAPDKTVHFSAGIYNMQPNDTINDAYQASDAQLYLNKQQKQHRSS
- the SBOV12751 gene encoding putative cytoplasmic protein, whose translation is MTWFIDRRLNGKNKSTVNRQRFLRRYKAQIKQSISEAINKRSVTDVDSGESVSIPTDDISEPMFHQGRGGLRHRVHPGNDHFIQNDRIERPQGSGGGGSGSGQGQASQDGEGQDEFVFQISKDEYLDLLFEDLALPNLKKNQHRQLNEYKTHRAGFTSNGVPANISVVRSLQNSLARRTAMTAGKRRELHALETELETISNSEPAQLLEEERLRREIAELRAKIERVPFIDTFDLRYKNYEKRPEPSSQAVMFCLMDVSGSMDQATKDMAKRFYILLYLFLSRTYKNVEVVYIRHHTQAKEVDEHEFFYSQETGGTIVSSALKLMDEVVKERYDPGQWNIYAAQASDGDNWADDSPLCHEILAKKLLPVVRYYSYIEITRRAHQTLWREYEHLQATFDNFAMQHIRDQDDIYPVFRELFQKQSASQSA
- a CDS encoding membrane protein, whose translation is MYDPPFLEALMITASFFAIFIIIAVSVLLLEGGGD
- a CDS encoding Putative inner membrane protein; translated protein: MFDVTLLILLGLAALGFISHNTTVAVSILVLIIIRVTPLNTFFPWIEKQGLTVGIIILTIGVMAPIASGTLPPSTLIHSFVNWRSLVAIAVGVFVSWLGGRGITLMGNQPQLVAGLLVGTVLGVALFRGVPVGPLIAAGLVSLIVGKQ
- the ripA gene encoding AraC family transcriptional regulator gives rise to the protein MIGLRLDGYDPDLHHDAAVAFCIRARDDELFSPRHQHRKGQLILALHGAITCEVENAMWMVPPQYAVWLPGSLPHSNHVTAGAELCFLFIEPAAVIMPERCCTLKISPLCRELILSLARRTDLERSQMPTQRLIQVLFDELPQQPQEQLQLPVSGHPKIRQMVETMAQEPARWNTLGQWACIFAMSERNLARLVVKETGLSFRRWRHQLQLILALQALIAGRNVQQTAQMLGYDSTTAFITMFKKGLGQTPGQYLTGELLLPHN
- the SBOV12671 gene encoding Uncharacterized conserved protein; translated protein: MLIQCKRVYFPAEKDDGYRVLVDRLWPRGIKKAALVYDEWNKAITPSTELRKAFHSELIDFNHFAQQYRAELAQQHQEGKRLADIARHQPLTLLYAAKDTRQNHAIVLAEWLREL
- a CDS encoding Putative periplasmic protein, whose amino-acid sequence is MIKNNLVMSFEFHAAQENMFQLKPGALAIVIGAKTPAGRRNIGKSVELFCLCQPGDEFINPVNGHVTLLPKEAPRALWLVTGDVASADGQHGFAWVRAEHLMPLSPDRQRGQAAARQSQFS
- a CDS encoding UPF0410 protein YeaQ; this translates as MGILSWIIFGLIAGILAKWIMPGKDGGGFFMTIILGIVGAVVGGWISTLFGFGKVDGFNFGSFAVAVIGAIVVLLIYRKIKS